The Cervus canadensis isolate Bull #8, Minnesota chromosome X, ASM1932006v1, whole genome shotgun sequence genome contains the following window.
atgtatacacacacacatacacacatctgttATATCCATACACAAATCAGTGGAACACTTGGTAACCATAAATACGTGAAGTTTaaagcaatgtggatggacttttagggtattatgctaagtgaaataagtcagatggagaaagacaaatactgtatgacatggCAAATGACTGTGACAGTTTATGACTCTATGAATCATAACATGTTAAGATGTTTTTAAGCCCACAGACaaataagatgaagaaaaaaataaaagaatggataGCCAAAGGGTTGTATTCtacttgagttcagttcagttcagttcagtcactcagtcgtgtccgactctttgagactctacagactgcggcacaccaggcctccctgtccatcaccaactcccggagcttactcaaactcaagtccatcgggtcggtgatgccatccagccatctcatcctctgtcgtccccttctcctcctgcccccaatccctcccagcatcagggtcttttccaatgagtcagctctttgcatcaggtggacaaagtaatggagtttcagcttcaacatcagtccttccaatgaacacccaggactgatctccttcaggatggactggttgaatctccttgccatacaagggactctcaagagtcttctccattctACTTACGtgtgcaaaataaaaaataaaacaaactccagaatataacaagaaaagatacagagaagaaactagTGGTGATTATCAGTGGGGTGAAGAAAAATGGTAGGTTAAGACCGAAGGAGTGgaataagaggtacaaactactatgttaaaataaataatgtataaatatatattataaaacacaGGCAATAAAAAAGCCTACATATTTATAACTTCCAAAGGAGCAATAAAATTATGAATACCTATATGGTATACTTATAACAAAAAATATTGTAcctcaaatatatttcaatgtcaatataaaaaaaatacagacccCTCTAAGGAATGCCCTGATAACTGATTCCTGGTAGAAACAACACATACTGATTTTCTTAAACTAGACGGTGCCATctttacttttagaaaataagCTTAAACAGACCTCTTCAACATGAGAGAAATAACACACAGGTTGAAGATGTGTGTCTTGGACTCTTTGAGGACGGACAAGAATATAAATATCACTGTCCTGGAAATACCTCAAGTGTTCTCTGAGTCCTTATTTACTCTAAAGACTTAATGTCCAGATCCAACTGCGGcttctctaaaaataaatatctctatGAGAGCCACAGAAAACCACTAAAAAAGCTCAGCTGCCATCCAGGATGTCAGAAGATGACGTCTATGAAACCACATCGTGTGATTAACCACTGTGTGATCGTTATGCATTCTGCCAAGACACGTATCCTATAAAGAGTGCAACAATTCAAAACCTATCCAACAACTGGGATGCGCTCAGCTTCCCTAGAAGAAGGACCACAAGGGTCACAAGATGAAGGCTGTGTTCCTGACTCTCCTCTTTGGTGTGGTTTGCGGGGCCCAGGAAACTCCAGCTGAGATAGACCCCTCAAAGGTACCCAGAAGGAGGTGATCTCCTGGAAGGTCTTGcttgtttgagtgtgtgtgtctgtgtgtgtggttgtttTTGTGTACATGTAAGAGATAAGCTCATTTATATGTATGATCACATTGTATCATGGACTGTGGTCCAGTGAGCAAAATACAACCCTTTGTTTAAGcggccttttattttttcttcatcttatttGTCtctaggctaaaaaaaaaaaaattaacacactaTCATTCAGAGAGTCATGACCAGTCATGAcatgttttatttcaaaaaaccCTGAACTGTACGTTTTCTGCTCCAATAGGAATCATGAATTTGTGTCATGTTATTCAACAAGGTAGAGGGGAGAACTCTGCTTAATAAGGAATTTACTTCTCTTCTGTGTGAAATGCAGAAGCTAAAGGTGGCGCTGGGTACTGGTGAGTGACCAAAAAAGATATTGACTGATGTTTATGGAGACCTTCCTCCTTAGATTCCAggagatatgcagaagacaccacccttatggcagaaagtgagagaaactaaagatcctcttgaggagggtgaaagaggagaatgaaaaagctgtgttaaagctcaaccttcaaaAGCTAACATCacagcatctagtcccatcagttcatggcaaatggagGGAAACCAGGTGGCACCATTTACTTAGCTGCGGATAACAAGGACAAGATTGTGGAAGGGGGCTCACTGAGGGGCTACTATCGTCAGATTGAATGTATCAACGACTGCGAATACCTCTCCATTACAGCTTATGACAAGTAAGCATGACATCCTCCCCACAATGGAAAGCAAGGAAACTGTTGATGGTGGACATGGGGTCCAGGCTCCAATGTGCAGTGAAAGGCGTGGGTCATGACTGCAAAGTTGAGGGTGCAAACTCTATTCAAGGGCATCCTCAAGGGCTGGGTAATGGATGGAGAGCAAGGAATGTCTTGTTTCTTGGTTTTTCAGGGACGATGGCACATGCCTGTTACTCAAAGAAGtggcaaagagaaaagaaggctATGTTTACGTCATAGAATGTGAGTATTCCAGCTTTGGGGATGGGCTGTCTTCCCCAAACCATGGAACGTGTTCAGTTCGACAGCCTCGATCCCATCAAAGACAACTAGATGTCTGGATGGGTGGACTGCTTCCGCTACTCATTACCAATGCAATCTTGGAAGAGCCATTTAACTTTTCAGGAATCAATTCTGTCCCACAACACCAGGGTGAGGTCCAAGGGTGGAATGTGGCCACTGATGGGCTCTGGGAAAAAGCCCCAGCATGGTGACTATACTTGTTCCCTGGGCATGGTGAAGTgcaaaagattatatatatattacatacacatgtatatatatacatacacaatacacatatacatatatgtatatacatatataacatatgtgtatgtatatatgtatatacacatacacacatacatatatatacacacatatatatgtgtatatacgtacatataatatatattatataatttatatatattatataattatatattattatattatatataatatatataatataatatatattatatattaatataaaaatgttaaaaacattaatttgggGGTTTTCCcctattctatatatatatgtaattatatatatatttatatataaaattatatatatcatataatatatatgtgtatatatattatatatatacatacatatatattatgtacatatatgtatgtgtgtgtatatatgtatgtatgtatatgtatatatattatatatgtatgtatgtatgtatctatatgtatatgtgtatacatatatataattattttaagattataaagactcaaaatatttttttatttcacctACATGATCAAATTtgcttaaaatgaagaaatttctTAAACGTTAAAAGTTCTTTATTAGTAGCTGTAGTAAGTAGAACATGATTAATTTCAAGTCCCAAAATGAGAACGGCTAAAATAAGagctctgcaatgcaggaggcccaggttcgatacctgggttgggaagtaccctggagaaggaaatgactacccactctagtcttgcctggagaatcccatggacaggagagtctGCTGGGTGACAGGCCGAGGTTCACAgatgtcagacacgactgagtgattttttgCTTCACttcaaaataagagcaaaaattttaaactaatttttacatATACTGAAAGTGACTTTAGCATAGACTTTGATCTCCACAGTTTGAAATAACAAGAACTATTTCTCAAATATAATATCAACACATAAGTTGAAAGGGGCACTCACATAGATTTCTATCTCTGTAGTTAACAATAATATGAAATGATTCTCAAATGTTAATATAAACACTGTAACATTACATGAAGTGATCACATGTCCATGGGTTTCATCTTCATTGAAAACATATACAACAGAGCACTCTCATCCTGGTCTGCTGCAAGTATTTCAATTTCAACTGTGGGCATGCAGCCACAGAATCTAATCTGCAATCATTAAAGAGTATATATGCCCAACGTTAGGCAACAGGCTAACTTGTACCTCTTTTGTTACTTCTTGTGCTAAGAAACAACTCTGGATTATGCAGTACCTTTCATTTTACTAagattcatttaattatttagaaTTCCTTTCTAACCGTGACTGTACTTGCAAACGGGgtcacaaaattcctgaaaatgtaCCAGTCAGCTCTTGTGAGCCAGTATGAGATGGTTGAGGTTCAACTCACACTATAGTTGCAACAATCAACTTTGCTATCATTCACAGAAGGCTCAGTATAGAAGACTGGAAGTCTTAAAGATCTTCAAGAGAGCGGTGTGTGGACAGAGCATCCCTACTTCACTAGTTGTGTTAAAGACTCTAACAATGCACCACTAGAAATGCCATTGAGACAGAGTTTACCATCAGAGGGAAAATGGATGATAGAGAGCGTGTGAAGAATAAGACATGTTcaactgaaaaggaaagaagttaaTCATACTGAGGTTTGAATGTTTGttcttgtattttgttgttgttgttgtttttcctgtcACAGACGCGGGTGCAAATACTTTGGAACTGATTCACGTATCAGAAAACATGCTGGTGACTTATGTTGAAAACTATGATGGGGAGAAGATCACAAAAATGACTGAAGGTCTTGGTAAGTCCTGTAGCTTATGTAGATGAGCTTGTATGATCAGTACTTTTGTACTAGGAAGAGAGGCACACACAGCTTACAATAGGGCTTCCTGGGGGCTCACATGGGAAAGAACCCACacccaaggcaggagacctgggtttgatccctgggtagggaagatcccatggaggcgggcctaacaacccactccagtattctttcctgggaaatcccatggacagaggagcctggcgggctacagtccatgtagtagCAAAGAGCTCACAGGACATGACCCAGAACAGTATCTATTGTCCTTGGGGAGGAATTACAGGTCCTTTTCTTTGCTTCACAGCTACATTATTATTTGGGCtcttttgactgttttcctttgctttcccacattctcatttctctgattaaacttatgcTTTGACCTAAATAtttcacagacaaaaggcaggccaGAAACATGGTGGGTGGGGCAAGGAACACAGGGTCCTGTTCCGTCTCACTAAGATGAGTGTGGTTTTGAAACTTCCCCATCATTCCTGCACCCATTCATTTCATAAGCGTTCATGAAAACCCCAGGGATGGACTTCTAGAATGCAGACAAAGTGGACAGGAAGAGATAGAGTTGGGAGGAATTCTGAGTCTCAGACTCACCATGACCTTCTTTGATGTCCCATGAAAGACTGTATCTCACAGCGGGATGCCTAAGGTCTCAGCTGAATGATTAGTTGTTCTCTGAACTGGAATGTAATAACATGTTAACTATGTGGACTCTACCCGCTGGACACATCTGAAGACCTGTGTGCACACTCAGGCACGTCTGTAGAAAAACAGCTGGAGAGCAGGGTTTAAATGATGATGAAGGGCAGTGGTGTTGGTGAGTCTTACTGGACACTACAGGAATGAACCAGGTGGCACTCTATAACCTATAAAGGATTCTAATGCACACGTCTTCTGCTCTGTTTGCTATGAAATCCAGGCAAAGGAACCAGCTACACTCAAGAACTTCAGAAGTATCAGGAACTGAACAGTGAAAGGGGGATTCCAACTGAAAATATAGATAATGTCATAGAAACAGGTAAAGCCCCAGACAATGACAGGTATCCAAAATGAAAGACATCACTAGAACATTCAATTCAAATTACCTATTGGCAGAGATGTCTTTAATAAGAACTGTTCTGTAATAATCTTTTGAAATATAGGCAGGTCAATGATCATTTTCCCCCTTATTCATTCTCTTTCACAGACAGTTGTCCTCCATAAGAACAGTGAAGAGTGGTTGGGTGAGTAGAAATATGACACATACAACCTATTTTTTTCTCAATAGGTTAACACTTTGGGGGAAGGGGGCTTACTGCTTTAAGAATGGGATACAtacatagtggaatattactcagccaggaaaacaaaagaaataataccatttgcagcaacatggatgaagctaGAAATGATTTTACTAAgcaaagtaactcagaaagagaaaggcaaatatcatatgctatcatttccatgtggaatctaaaatacaattcAAATGaaccattaaaaaacagagacagactcaaaCACAGACAAAAttaatggttaccaaaggggaagcagGCAGGCAAGGGGTAGATTTGGAGTTTGAGATGAGAAGATACacactaaaatatataaaataaacaacaaagaccaatTGGAGAGagcagagaactatactcaatgtctTCTAATAACTTtaagaagaagaatgaaaacagGTATACACATACCTAAACATACATGTAACTgacggcttcccaggtgactcagagttccagaatctgcctgccaatgcaggagacacaggagacgtgggttcatccctgggtcaggaagatccttggttCAGGTACCCCACGCCAGTATGCTTGCCTTgataatccaatggacagaggaatctgggaaTCGATAGTCCATATGGCCAcagaagagtgggacacaacccagagagaaaacaacaacaaatgtataaatgaatcactttgctctatacctgaaactaacacaacattgaacagcaactgcatttcaataaaaattaatttaaaaaagaatgggaTGACAGAACACTTCACCTTGTCAAGTGTCAAAAGCTTGGACTTCCTTAGTCTTTGGATTAGAATATCTAAACCCTGACATCGGTCTAGAATCCACAGTGAGATGCTTTACGGGCAATGGAGGTGGTGTGAAGCCCTGAGCTATAAGATAGGATGATCGCTGGGGAATGCCACTGTGAATGAATGACCCTGCAGTCACAACACATGCATGATGATAAAGGATGTCACAGAGCATATAGTCTCCTACATCTCAGAGCTGTGAATGCATAACGTAGAAACTCTCAACATCAGAACTGGTACCGGACTGTTCACAGCTGGTTTCACCAGGTGGTAATTCTACAGTACCCCCAGGgatacacacacaagaaaaacttctgtgaaatgggtctTGCAGGAAAACTTCTCCACTGCTTTTCCATCAGCAACTGGTTCTACTCTTTCTTTCATGCTCTAGCCAATATCATATTAATAATCATCAGctcaacattttccttttttgcatgcTTAAAGAAAAACATGGAGTAAGAATGTCAGCAGCATCGAAGCACTCATGTGTCCCAGTCATCCAGGTGAAGATAGCAGACCTTTTCCTTGAAATCATCATTGCTTCTATCCCAGGAAATCATGACCCTGAACCCAAGGCTTTCCCACTATGAATATCCTCTGCTATAGCTGATGTGACTGAATTGTTCAATAAATTGATTAATGCACATATTCATAGTGAACAAAGGTTCTATGTCTTCAAATACT
Protein-coding sequences here:
- the LOC122434856 gene encoding LOW QUALITY PROTEIN: allergen Bos d 2-like (The sequence of the model RefSeq protein was modified relative to this genomic sequence to represent the inferred CDS: deleted 1 base in 1 codon), with protein sequence MKAVFLTLLFGVVCGAQETPAEIDPSKIQESGTIYLAADNKDKIVEGGSLRGYYRQIECINDCEYLSITAYDKDDGTCLLLKEVAKRKEGYVYVIEYAGANTLELIHVSENMLVTYVENYDGEKITKMTEGLGKGTSYTQELQKYQELNSERGIPTENIDNVIETDSCPP